TGGTAGAATTTGAGGAAAACAACAATCGAAATGGACATGCAGCTAGAAGAATAAAGCCAGCGTTTCGtcccaaaaacaaacttcaCAAGCCACCTACGACTGCTGATCTTGTGTACTACGAAAAATCTCCGGATTTTTGCGAGCGCAATTTGAAAACAGGATCCCTCGGGACGAGAGGACGCTTATGCAATAACACATCCCTCGGGACGGACGGATGTGATTTGATGTGTTGTCACAGAGGCTACACGACGAGTGAGAATGAATTGGAAGAACTCTGCAACTGTCGATTCTTTTGGTGTTGCAAAGTTAAATGCGAACACTGTCGATCGAAGCAGATAATACATAGATGCAACTAATAGAAGAAATACACGAGAAGACTAAATAGAAGACCGTAAGTTTATTTTTGACCGAAAAGCTAGGCAATTAAAGTAAACATCAATTTACCAAAACCGTTATTAGATTGTCGTGAACTGCTGACACTGTTCGTTATTGCCGCCTATCCTTAGAGAAAAGGAAAGGGTATTTCCCAATGTTTTGCCTCTAATCTCGCATAAATAAGCTAGATCTGGACTCGAGTATAGAGAACGTTAAGTTCAACGCGCACACAGCGAAGATTACTAGCATGAAGATCACCGACAACATATTACATCAGTTCTTCAGCCAAAGGCGCAATGAGGTTGTAAGAATTTTGGGTATGGAATATATATTCTCTGCGTCAAAAATGAGAGACCGCGTCCAAAAAACTCAGGGACCTCAGAGCCAAAATGCAAATAATTCGTCTGTACGAAATACGGTTCCACGGCACTGGAGCAAACATTTGCAATCTTTTTTCGGTACGACTAAACGTCCATGAGATGGGAGAATAGGCTTGCCCTTATTCTGATAGTCTCGTTTTCATTACGCCGGGCTAAGTCCGACTCAGTGAGTGCAGAAAATGGGCAATTACTTGAGTATTGACCTCATCAATACTATGAATACTATGGATTTCCTTGTCTTTCCTAGGAcgttatattttttttttacagtcgCCTAGCATTTTGAAAATAGACATAACCTTTTTGTACATCGTTTAGTCATTAGGGTGTCGTCGGTAAGGGCTTAAATAGGCTATTTCCGAtttcatgtctgtctcctcttcaaaccgAGTCAAAGTAAGAAGTTTTTGTGACCGTAATTAGTTTTACcttaaatatgaataaaaactaattttcataagaaaaacttcgcatttagactcgctttgaagagaaagCAGACGTCAACATATGATACGTTCAGTTGTACATAGACTGGAAACCACAATGTTTTATATAACTGCAACTTTAACGTCAATATATAGGATTTAAATAATGTTATGTGATTTAGTTATCATAACAATTAAAACACGATTATCTTTTTGTTCACTGTTTAGAGTTACTTTCCTTATTTACTATGATAATTTTAagcaaatgcgcatgcgtaaacgccTCCTTTACGCCATTAGATGGTGTACGCATGTACCATATGGTAAACAAAATAGCGAAACATTAAACTGTTTGACATCACACGCGTCTTAAGTTGAGATAAGACTGTTCCGGGCTAGTAAAGAAAATGGTAGGTTGTTCGTGTCTCCTGAGTGATTCCATATAAGCAGCTTGAATGTTCCAATGGAAGCGTGGGCCATGATATACAAGGGGTCAGCTAACGTGTTAAAAAATTCTTCGGCGCTCTCGTTTTAGCCTGCTTTATACAGAAATATTTTATGCGCAGTATGCACAAACgagaaagtaaaaaacaaatatgTAAAACGAAAGAACCAAGTTGACGTGACTTTTTTTCAATTCAGACAGAAAACAGTTTTCCATGACTTACTGAGTAACACTGTTTTATTGTGAAATATTTTGCCTAAGGTGGTTTCGTGAAAATTTGACCTTTTCTAACAACCAATTAACCTTCGAGTTAAAAATATCCCATCTGGGATTCAATGGCCCGATTCAGAGTGAAGATATTCACTACGCTGTGAAAACTGATCTAGCACTACTATGACCctttttgattgagaaaaataaAGCGATCGGTATTTTCACCTTGCAAAATTTCCGgctttttcttttaatcaaCAGAGTCAATATGAGGGCATCGATGTTTactcactatgaaaaaaaaattagcaagTATGGAGTTCTTTCGATCAACGATCCAAAGATAATGGCTTATCTTTAAGTTCACAAGTAAAGGGAAAAACTAGAATAAACAAGCAGTTCCGTTCGATGCAGGTGGCTATCCCACGGACTGACTGATTCTTTTGACACGGTTCACATAGTCATCTCAGTATTCTGATTCTCAGTTCTAAAAACTGCATTAACGTCGCGATTTCGAGCAGTTGTCACCTTATAATTCAAAATTACCGAGTGTGTTCTAAGGCCTCTTGCTTTGAAATTCATCATGATTCTCAgttgaaaaattaattaatatacgGAACAGCATATATTGGTAAATGTCACCGAATTAAGAGGAAACTAAATAATGCAAAAATTGAAGTGTAAACTTGAGGTACCGGTGCGCGGGCGTTTTTCACCGAGTTTGTGTTTATGAGCTGAGGCCATTTGTTTCAGACAAACGTTGCACAAGGGCATATTTTCTTACTTCTGAATATAGGGggttttttttcaggttttatCAGCGATCTCAGAAATTATTCAGTATAATAAGTgagtatttcttttttttttttactttgaccgaaaaaggaagaagaataCGTATGATACTTTGACAAGGCTCTGGTTTCCAAGGTAACCGTCCACAACAGGTTTTTCTGATGCAAGCAGTATCATTAGTTTACCAATTCACTCAGTGTTGTAAACTGAAGAGATGTTGAGCATTCTGCCATTGTTCCACGCTGAGGGATATATCTAGCTGTATGTATAACTCGTGTCTTGTATGTTTAAATGAACAGTCTTCATCTTGTGGCTTCAATGATCAAATCTGCCTGTCAAATGAACTCTGATCTATACAAAGTGGTAAACGCCCGCAGGATCATCACGAATTGTTGGTATCATCAAAGAAACCGAAGTTTTATCCCGGCCTGACTTGGGCTTCGGCAAAGTGCAACTGTTCTCAAcgcaacaaaaagaaactaaataCCGAAAAGGTTGAACGAGACATTTGATCGAGACATAAAACTGAAGTTTGAAGACGCTGGAATATAATGACACCTCTGCAAGCTGTATGGATTACTTTTcatatcatattatttttttcaacttggTTTGGTAATCTTACGGTTTGCGTCGCCATATGGCAAGTCAGGAAATTAAGAACAGTATCAAATGCCGTAATATTCAGCTTAGCTTTAGCTGATTTGATCATGACAGTTGTCTTTGGGTTTCGAATCGTCGCTCTTTCGAGACAGACGCCATATCCGACGGCTTGTCATATTTTTTCAGAGCTTGCTATTACAATTATATGTTGCATAATTTTACATTTGGCATGCATTAGCATGGATCGATTCATTGCTATCAAGTATCCACTACGCTACAAAACAGTCGTAACGCGCCGACGAATGATGGGAGTAATAGTCGCAATCTGGTTGTTTTCTGTGATTGGAACCGTGGTCTTCCCTCACTCTCTTCCCAAAGCGGAATACCAGGAATTTCTGGAGTACTATGACACCTTTCATTTGTGCCGCATGGGCAACACTCCTCATGCACAAGTTCGTCAATTCCAGAACACGTCCAAAGTATTTGCTGCGTTGAttcttgtcttttattttataatCCCTTTCCTTCTCATCTTCGGTAGCTACGGCTACGTCATCAAAGCATCACGTGATCAACAGGTTAAACTTCAAAACAATGCTCATCTTGAATCTGAGGCGATGAGGAAAATCGAGATACGAGTCGCTGTAACTTACGGAATTGTTATTGGGGCATTTCTGTTATGTTTTTTGCCGCTTTTTATTGGATTTTTATACCAAGAGCTCATAACGGAAGAACGCAGCGATATGACCCTCACGATGCAAATTTTATCGACGGTGGCATCGGTTAGTGCATGCGTCAACCCAGGAGTTTATGCTTGGAGAAGTCAAGATTTTAGAAAGGcttttaagaaaataattatcAGAAATAGTGGACCAAAAGAGTCAAGAAACAAAAGGACTGCTTAATTTAAAGGGCAAAGTCTAGGCGTGGGAACGCGAGGAAATGTCCTAGCATGCAGTCGAGTGCAAACAAGACCATGAGGACCTTAATAAAGAGTTAATATTACTTTCAATAAAAGAGAAGTAAAAACAGTAGTCAATCGCAAAAAGCTGAAAAGATCAAGGCTGAATTAATGATgaagaaatatatttgtatgggaaaattaactttgagcttataaatgctatttaaaattatttatttatttatttatttattttgtgattCGCCCTAGGGCAGGTGATAATACAATAGGACTCTAGGTCCCCTATATAATATTAACACccaataagctgtaaatgtagaaataaacttcacttacctctacgcaCAGTTGTCcttgtcttttctgtgcaatcggagggcaaactgtgtccgtttgagacgggtttgtggctttcgaatttttacgatgtcgttagttgtcatttcccctcatgtTAATAATAACTATAATACATCCTAATGAATAAGCAAAAAATAAACCTTTTTATTATAATACTACATGTAATCAAATACTGCTACTTATAATAAAAATGAtagtatataataataataataataataataataataataataatgataataattataacaataatatcagaaacccataagggttgaaacgagtaacgcgcgttcacagcttccgaatattcagtgcgtactgattggttgaatgtttcagtgctaagtaccatatttggaaacccctctctcttgttgttccaaatatggtacttcgcaaatcgaatattcagaaacTTTTTTCCTagaacacaaggggccgttacacgtttcaacccttatgggtttctgataatatcaataacatctttatttaagtgtcaattgaTTCAGCACCAGAGCACTAATTGGTGACACCAATGAAATCATGAACTCAAatctaatactactactactacttctactactactactactactactactactactactactactaataataataataataataataataataataataataataataataataataatgttaacccattgacttctgagCTGcaacccattgacaagtaaaattgtctggcgatAGACAGAGTACAGTCTATTAGGTCTTACtcccaggaatcaatgggttaattttcCGTCCCATGAGTAGCTCTGCTGGCGAGTGTCCACAAGCAAGTGGGGTAGATCTGTATGCTAACAGTCCCTTGgtctttctctttcttcagaAGAGGCTTGGTAGTCTTCAGTGCTCGTTCAGCCTCGCCGTTTGCCTGTGGGAAACGGGGGATATTTGTTGTATGTTTAAATCCCCAGTCCTTTGAGAATTGGGTAAATTCTGCTGAGGCATACTGTAGACCGTTATCACTCCTGACTTCCTCTGGAAAGCCTTGTCGTGCAAAGATCGCCTTGAGCTCTCTGATAACTTCAGGCGATTTGGTTGACTTATTCATTGCCGCTACCTCTACATAGCGAGAGAAATAATCAGCCACTATCAAGAAAGTGATATGATCGAGTTTGAAGAGATCAGTTCCAGTCACTTGCCACGGACGCTCAGGGAAGGATGTTTTCATAAGTAGTTTTGGCCCGATTACTCGGTGCCTTGCACAGATTTTACAGTTCTCCGCCATTTCTTGTATCTGACGACCTAAACCTGGCCACCAAACAGAACTTTTATCTCGCTCTCTGCATTTGGTTATCCCTTGGTGTCCTTCGTGTAGCTTGTCGAGGATTTCTAACCTCAGGGATGATGGGATATTTTAATAGTATTCCTTAAACTACACTCTCCTCTGTCTGACCATGCAATACGGTTTCAGTGTGTCATGACGATGGAACTCGTCCGGCCAGCCCCCAAGGCAATAATCTGTAATCTCCCTACAAATGGGGTTTTCATCTTGAGCCTCCTTGATTTGTAGTAACTTGATGTCTCACACAGGGAGTGAGTCAAGTACACTGCAGTCGAGATATATGTTCATCTCTTGTTCCTTTATTGTGGTCTCACACTCAGAACTGGTTGTGGATTCTAGAGAGTGCGTCTGCCACGTACATTTCCTTTCCAGGCACATGGATGACTTCTTTCAAGTGGAAACGCATGAGGCGCATCCGGAGGCGCTGTATCCGAGGAGGGACGTCATTCAGTGCACTCTTTGTAAGGAGCGGCACCAGTGGCTTGTGGTCTGTTTCTGCAATGATGGATTTACCCACGATGTAGTCACTGCATCGCTCACATGCCCAAGTCAAGACAAGGGCCTTTTTTTCGATTTGCGCATGACACTCCACGGAGGTGAGTGCTCTGCATCTTGCTTTTGAAGGAGGACCCCACCCAGTCCAAAAAATGATGCATCAGCAGATATCTTCGTTTCTCTGTTAGGATCATACAATGCTAGGATTGGTGCTTTTGTTAAGCTAGACTTCATTTCTTGGAAGGCTTTCTCTTGTGGCGGTGCCCAGATCCACTGGCTCCCTTTTTGCATCAGGTCATGAAGAGGTTTTGTCTTGTCAGCTAAGTGCTCTGCGAACTTGCCCATATGGCTCACCATACCGAGGAAAATACGCACGTCATGAACGTTACTTGGTGCTGGAAGGTTGGCACTGACCACGTTTCCAAGAAACTTGATCTTTGGGGCACTGAAAATGCACTTGTCGACATTGAGTGTAACGCCTGCTGCTGATTGGCGGTCTAAAACTGCTTTCAATCTTCTGTCATGTAATCTGTCGGGTAGGGCCATGACAAAGGACATCGTCAATGTTGCATTCAACTCCTTTCAATCCTTCAAGGATTCTATTCATGCACTTTTGGAATTTCTTGGAACCTGAGCTGATCCCATAGGGAAGAACGTTGAAGCAATACCGACCCCAAGGTGTAATGAGGGTGGTTAGTGGTCTTGAACTTTCTGACAACTTTATTTGCCAAAATCCAGAATTCGCATCCAGTTTCGTGAAGTATTTCGCTCCTGCCAGCTTTCCTAGGGTGACGTCAATTGAGGGTAACGGGTGATTCTCGCGCTGTACATACTTATTTAGCATTGTGAGCTCAACACACACTCTTACTTGACCATTAGGCTTGGGGGTCACTACCATTGGCGCACACCATTCCGTTGGTTGCACAACGTGTGAGATGACTCCACTTTCAAGCATCCTTTGAATTTCCTTCTTGGTCTCAGCATAAAGTAGCATTGGTACTTTCCTTGGCACTGACAAAGCAAATGGCTTTGATCCATCTTTGAGCTTGATGGTGTACTCTTCTTCCGTTTTTCCCAGACCAGTAAACAGCCTTGGATATTCGTGCATTACTTTTGCCTTGTAGTCGTCACTGGTTAATTCACACACCCTGCTTATGAGTTTCAGGTTGGCTGCTGCATTCCTACCAAAGAGTGGTCGGGCCAGATCCTCCACAACGTAAATATCTTCTTCCATGGACTTAAGGTCGTTGGTAAGACGAGCTCTGAACACTCCCTGACAGTTCATTCGGTAATTCAAGTTTGCATGGGCCTAATAGAACCCTGGTGGTAGGTTGTAACCGCGGTTGGCTCAATTAGAGAAATTTGTGACGTGGAATCACTGTTACGTCAGCACCACTATCAAGCTTGAATAGCAATGGTTTTCCATTCACCGATATCGTGGCAGTCCACGGTGTTTTGCTATTGCTTCGCACTTCGTCTAACTCTACTATTTCATCGACAAAAAATGATTCTTCAGCCTCAACTTCAAAAACAGTTCCAGATTTTGGATTTGCTAGACTCTTACACGCGTGCGCCCAGTGTCCTATCTTCTGACGTTTTCTGCACTTAGAAAGACGGGATAGCATCTTGAAAATTTCGAAGGCTTGTTATTTGAACTTGAGTTTTGGCTTGAATTGGGTTTTGCCGGAGAGTTTTTGGTAGCAAATTTGTCCTTTTTCTTGATTCTTCCTTTAGCGATACTGTAAACCTCCACTGATTTCGATTTGAATCCACCATCAAGTATATATGCTTTGTTGGTGCTTTAGCGATTCGCGTTGTCTTGCCAGGTTTGTAGCTTTTCTAAACGGTTAACTTCGGATCGAGTTGTAACCTTTCCGAGAGGTCGCGATTtcgtagggttagggttagggttagggttagggttagactaTGCGGTCTCGGACCAATTCGTCTTTCAACGCACCAAAATTGCAGTACCTCGCAAGGCCATACAAATCTGTGATGAAGCTGTCAACAGATCCCCCCTCTCGCTGGATTTGGGAATTAAATTTTGCTCGCTCGAAGATTGCGTTTCTTGTCACAGTGAAGTGGTTCTCAAATTTGCCTTTTACCTGATTGTAATCATTTTCTTCTTCAGTTGTGGGctcaaaggaaaggaaaatgtCATCAGCTTGATCGCCCATTGCATAAATTAAAGTGTTTACTTGGTTTTCGCCGCTTCGCTTTTCGAGGCCGGTGGCTTTGCGAAAGCGTTCAAATCGTTCAATCCATTTTGGGCCAGTCCTCCGGCTTGAATGAAAATTTCTCCGGTGGAGGGACTTGAAAGTTTGCGACCGGTTGGATTTCTGGTGCGGCTTCCTGTGCTTGAGCTACGGGTGGTGGATTTTGCTTGGAGGAAGTCGCACCGGGAGAAACCTCATGCTAGGCGGTTGACATGTCTTTGTCCAGTTTGTCTTTCTTGGTTCTGCTTTCCAAACAAACTCAACGGTTAATTCACAGTTCGATGGAAGTGTAGCGAAGGTTCAAAGCTAATGTGAAGCtaccacttctgacaccatgaagCGTTATCCAATTTTAAGACACAGGACGAAACAAAGTCAATCAACAACTGACATGTTTTATTCCTTCTCTTCCCAGTTCTCTTGCGCACGCTCTACACAGTCCAAAGTTCACGCTAACACAACAAGAATGACCTTCGAAGATTAAAAGGCAACACGGGACGTGGATAAATCTCACTGTAGAATTAGTCCTTGAGGCTCCTAGCTCAAAGTTACTTCCAATGATTAAGTGACCCCGAACCTCAAATATTTTGGCCTGTTCACGTGCACTGTAATTTTGGATTCCTACTATTACACATGCGcatatctgttttttttttttccattttatgaggggggtggggagggtaagTTAGAACACGGTTAACGTGCCCCTCCTTTGATCGAGCATCCCAAtcgttttcaaaaattcataAATTCAGCTATTCAAGACAACGAAAGGTCTCATTGCATGAATTAGTTTCAAAATTGAGGAATAAAATATAGTATCGTCGAAGGCCGAACTTCCAGGACAAGAGCGAAagaaacggacgaaatattgaAGATTCATGAGCAATGTATCAttagttaaaattaaaaaaagaagactTGCGACTGATTTTTACTTGATTTTCGCAGCCTCGCTAAAAAGTGCCAACAAATTTGGCGAGCATGAATTGCTTCAGCACGGCCCGACAAAAATGCACGAATGCGCATGCTCAATCGTAAAATATCTGCGAAAGAAAACTGGGCCGTGAAGAAGAGGATTTCCTATCCGCTCTGTCGGTAGTATAGCTTAAGTAGTGGGGTTTTAACAGTACAGGTACAAGAGACGCGCGTGCTATATGTATCTTGACGGTTCGAGGCTCCGGCACACAGCCCATAGCTATCACTGCTAGTCTTTTTCAATTTCGGCCCATGTTTCACAATGCGCTGGTGTTTACAAGCGTGACAGCCATAGCTATCACTTACAGGAGCAATCGGTTTAACGCGGTTTGTACGATCTCTTTCATTTCTCGTTTTGAACTTGACCCTCGTGGTAACTTTTTCTCATTTTGGCCTTGAACTTAGTATTTTTTAGAATATAGAGATGGCCTAATGAAATAACTggtgttattaaattctcaacctcggataatgcatttcgcgtgctctgattggttcactcaatctcggttatcagctcatatacggtagtttgaccttatatggtataTGTCAAGCTAAAAAaattttcgccggaaagcgaaatttctctttgaataaaaccaaaaaagaaaaaaaaatgtttgtggaaagtttggatcaattccgacgtttggAAGTTCGCGAAAAAGCAAGAAGTGTTTTTTTGaggagcctgcgtctgtctgaccgcAAGGTATttcacaacatcgcatcttcatcaagttttctcgatttcgctgggtttttctcgcttttttcgcccgtatttcgtacttccaaatttttggagtttaaggaatttaataaaacaattattccattcgcgcttgttggatacaagactggttatagccaacgaggcgctacgcgcctcgttggctatttaccatctcatatccaacgcgcgctcatggaataattgttaagtattctGAATGCTTGACAGTTTGGAAAGTTCGCTCCCTCGTTGGTGAGCGATGAGCTGACgagttttggtttttgttttgtttgtttttttttttaattattcgAGAACACAACAAACACAAACCGTACAACATTACATAATTTTGTACAATGCATTAAAAAATACTAGTTACAGTTACAAACAATccgggggggtactcccagaaaaattgggtaggggtgtgcAGCCCGattcccaaaacccttaccctatttatgaccaaaaactgcgattttccctaccctattaatga
The genomic region above belongs to Montipora capricornis isolate CH-2021 chromosome 5, ASM3666992v2, whole genome shotgun sequence and contains:
- the LOC138048756 gene encoding histamine H2 receptor-like, with the protein product MTPLQAVWITFHIILFFSTWFGNLTVCVAIWQVRKLRTVSNAVIFSLALADLIMTVVFGFRIVALSRQTPYPTACHIFSELAITIICCIILHLACISMDRFIAIKYPLRYKTVVTRRRMMGVIVAIWLFSVIGTVVFPHSLPKAEYQEFLEYYDTFHLCRMGNTPHAQVRQFQNTSKVFAALILVFYFIIPFLLIFGSYGYVIKASRDQQVKLQNNAHLESEAMRKIEIRVAVTYGIVIGAFLLCFLPLFIGFLYQELITEERSDMTLTMQILSTVASVSACVNPGVYAWRSQDFRKAFKKIIIRNSGPKESRNKRTA